The window gaaagaaactggCACTTATTATTAGGCTGTTTGAAAgtgtttaaagtgtttttttttaatgaataataataataatatatagatatttttttaaaaaaaaaatatttttaatatcagaaaataatttaaaattataaaaaatttaatttaaaatttaaaatatatatattttaaaaatacaacgCAATGCCAAATAAGATCTTCATCTGTCATTCATTGCTTTAACCAAACTCAccatctttcctttttttttgttctttcaattcTTCTCTCCAAAATCCACAGCTCcctctctcatttctctccttctcttatcttcttcttttcaggTATACCCTTTAACACGTGTCAAGTATAAATAAACCCCCTTTATGTCTCCTTTCCTCTCCTCTGTCCTGTTTTTGCtatcaagtttttaaatttctgggttttgttttgtgtgtcttctttctttcttttttttttaggttcaagAAACAAGAAATGGAACGTGTTGAAGGCGCTTTGAAGACCAGTTTTAGAAAAGAAATGGCCGTGAAATTGAGCCCACAAGTGCTAGATGATTTTTGGCCAGTTAATGTTACGAACGGCATGTCCTCCGATGATTTTTCTGTTGACGAACTCTTAGACTTTTCTAATGAAAACGGCTTcattgaagatgaagaaaaacctTGTGTTGTCTCTGTTTCTCATAAACAAGAAACCCTcaaagaagacaaaaataacGACAGGAGTCCTTATTTTGCTGTCAAAGAAGACTTTGTTTCTGGTCCTACAAGTGAACTTTGTGTGCCGGTCAGTGTCCTCCTCTcttcattttctctttcttcgaataattaatttattggtaGTTTTCTCCTCTAAAAAGGTGCCATTTTTTTTCCAGACGGATGATTTAGCAAGTCTTGAATGGTTGTCACATTTTGTGGAGGATTCCAACTCGGAATATGCTGCACCGTTTCCGGCAATTGTTTCGCCGCCGGAGCCGGAAAAGGAGAATTTTGCTGAACAGGAGAAGTCGGTCCTAACAGAGCCTTGTTTCAAGACCCCGGTTCCGGCCAAGGCTAGAAGCAAGAGAACAAGAACTGGTGTCAGAGTCTGGCCACTTGGGTCTCCTACTTTAACAGAATCATCTACAAGTTCTTCCTCTTCAACATCCTCTTCAAGCCCTTCAAGTCCTTGGTTAATTCACACCAAACCCCTTTTGAATGCTGAACCGCTTTGGTTTGAGAAACCGGTAGTTAAGAGGATGAAGAAAAAACCATCTTTTCAGGCGGCGGCAAGCGGTGGTGGTGGTTCCCACTCGTCAAGGAGGTGTAGCCATTGTGGGATTCAAAAGACGCCACAATGGAGAGCCGGTCCAAATGGTTCCAAAACCCTTTGTAATGCTTGTGGGGTTCGATACAAGTCCGGTCGGTTACTGCCCGAGTACAGACCGGCTTGCAGCCCAACTTTTTCGAAGGAGTTGCACTCGAATCATCATCGCAAGGTGCTTGAAATGCGAAGGAAAAAGGAGATTTTGGGCCAGACCGAACCAGGTCTGGTTCAACCCGTGGCTCCGAGTTGTGGATAGTCTAGAGAAAGACCGGGTATCTGGGGAAGAGAGGATAGGGTATTGAACCGGGAGAATTGAACCCGGTTTCTAATTAGGTTCGGTTTTACTAGTGcacattttttcttctcaggGTGGTTGAGGTAGGTTTACTAGGTTGTATTTGTAACTGAATTAGCGAGGATTTTAATCTTAATAGCTAATACTGTGCtctatgtttttaatttctcacaatttacttttcactttttattttttcagttcaCCTAATGATGGGAGttctatgtatatatattttttattcattcgtTTAAGGTCACGCCGGATATTTTCCGTCTGCAAGGAAGATAGTCTTCATGAGGGAGGGGGGTGGAAAGTGGAAACCGTtcacttaaatatttttcttctgaTGGCCGGTGGAAAGCAAGAACAGCATGAAGCAAGATGGTGGTGTCCCATGTCCAGTGAATAGggaaaatgtaaaatatatgtatatatatatatagcgtgAGATATACGCAGTTAGTGAAATCCTTGTCCTTGAGAAGGGGAATCTGCGGGTTCAGATATATTCTTGAGAGAGTAAGTATTATTTGTCAGCTTTGatgcatattttttctttcccatGTACTTTATATATGCATTTTGATGCTGCTGTTATGGACCACACCTTGTTTGTAAAAATGGGGCATTTGGCCCAAGGCATAAAGGCTGAGGTCGGgcatttaaagttttaaattagCCCTCTCGCTGCTTCCCTCCGTTGCTCCTTGAATCTTTTCAAAGGTGATGATGGCAACTGTTTCCCTCCATTGCTCCTTGAATCTTTTCAAAGGTGATGATAATCTTGTTTTCTTGCACCTAAATTTCTTTTGAGGTGTCCCTTTTAAAAGTCCGAACCACTTAGCCAGATATTACTAATTAACTGAATGATTGATGGGCATTTTCCCCACACGTGTCATGGGGTAACACTGGCTTGGCTTGTTCTTACAAGGACCAGTTTGCAGCTCCTGTTCTTCTGCTTCCTTTCAGCAGTAAAAGCACTTGATCTCTTCCTAAACCATGCCGGTCTTTGATTTAGACATGATTTGGACGTTCACACATCTTATGTGATTTCAACAACAAGACTTGTATATTCTAAGGTGAGCACATTAATAGCCTTTTCTAATgtgttttctttctaaaatgtattgtaataatatattttttattttttaaaaatataaaaagattaatttaaagtaaaaaatgaaaaatcttgagatttttcaagaaataacGGGTATTGCAATCTTCGAGTGGCTGGAAAGTTTAATTAATACCATATTGTTTGAATTATTGATGTACTTCAACTAGAAAAAAGGCCAGCCGTGGAGGCTTGATTTGAGCATGGGGCTATGGCATCGCTACTTTCATTCCACCATCACAAATCTAGCTAGGTAGTATTCAAGCATTTATTTCACCGCTGCCGATTTAGCTTACCTTACCCACCACCATATGAAAGTTCGTTGCCATGAATTAATTATCTTCACCGTCCACTTTTTTACTTTTGGCTCCGATTCCTTTTGTGATCAGCCTCATAATAGCAAAATTGAACTCTCTGCTCCTGACATGTCTGAGGTTTccatataaaaagagagaattgCCAGATGCTAAACACATTTGATGTCCAAATATCTTTTCGGAATCTAAGCTCATAAtggttgaatttctttcttttcgttGGAGTTCTCAAATTGCAGTCCTTAGACTTCTCTACAGGGCGGGCTGCTCTTCCTCCTCCAGTCAAGTGAAAGTCATATTTTCTTAAGGCCAATTGATATCAGATACCATAAGACTCAATTAACTTATATAGCATTGTTGACACACGCAGTGATTGGAAAGTCTAATGGTCCCATTGTTAATTTAGGAGCTAAAATATCTGGAATTGTTCCTGTTAGAGTGTTAAGAGGC is drawn from Populus nigra chromosome 5, ddPopNigr1.1, whole genome shotgun sequence and contains these coding sequences:
- the LOC133694086 gene encoding GATA transcription factor 5-like, which gives rise to MERVEGALKTSFRKEMAVKLSPQVLDDFWPVNVTNGMSSDDFSVDELLDFSNENGFIEDEEKPCVVSVSHKQETLKEDKNNDRSPYFAVKEDFVSGPTSELCVPTDDLASLEWLSHFVEDSNSEYAAPFPAIVSPPEPEKENFAEQEKSVLTEPCFKTPVPAKARSKRTRTGVRVWPLGSPTLTESSTSSSSSTSSSSPSSPWLIHTKPLLNAEPLWFEKPVVKRMKKKPSFQAAASGGGGSHSSRRCSHCGIQKTPQWRAGPNGSKTLCNACGVRYKSGRLLPEYRPACSPTFSKELHSNHHRKVLEMRRKKEILGQTEPGLVQPVAPSCG